The Coccinella septempunctata chromosome 9, icCocSept1.1, whole genome shotgun sequence genomic interval GACAACCTCTCTGACTCTGAATTTATGGTGAAAGAGTCTGAGCAgtattttattctttttcaaTCAAGCTAACAAATGTAGGATGAAAAGTCAAGACATAAAAAAGTTGCAGACTGTGTTTGACTTTTTGAATCGATTATTTAAATAGGAACATATAGGCGCATTGAAAAGTTCTCAGCAAAATATTATAGGGGTCGTTTTTCTCAGCCCCTTGTGATTACAATTCAGGGAAACAAAAACACTCAAAAACTGCCATTTTATTAGCATCAGTTATCTGCCGAATTTCATTCTTCTGAATTTTTCCAAAgtggatatattgaataaaaacaatttttagcCAATTTTAAATGGCTGTAACTTGGAGGAAAAAGTTACATGAAAGAGTATTCTTAATTTCCGCTAAAGAATCACCCATTGAaatctttcgcatcaattcGGAAATGTATAAGACTTGACTTTCTTGTTCACCATTTTTTAGGGCAATTCTGGTCTGAATTGTGTTCTATCATGTATGcgagaatgaagaatttcacaaattCCACGACTCCAAAATAAGTTCTTtaaatattcataatttttcaaattaaaccAGTGTGAAGAATTCCTTTTTCTGCAGTCAGATGATCTACGAGCcatgaaaacatttttaatGAAGATGATTCCGAATATGATAAAAATAAGAAGTAATAAGAAATATACGAAAAATTGAGGCATTAAGGTGATCATCACAAACACCAAGCAAACAATGATTGAGACATTCATTGAAAGGAAAAACAGTTTGagtattcgtttttttttatattcattgtaaaaaaaaaggaaGCAGGATCGTATTAAGgagttataaacagaaaaaaattacacacaTGGAACACTATACTCTCGTGAAAGTCaaggagaaaaaacaatttattttagcatttttggtataaatttttattaggcAAAGAAGCACAAGATCTTGTCACATTTGTTGATTTATAGTTTCGGCTATACTAGCCGAAACtatatataaagggtgtttcaaattacgcggttttttttttaaataaataaaacacataatttgcaatcgttttccagaaatgtttattggtaattgaagtatcagttatgacatttatgtacgGAAAATAAAGCTGCCAaatggcctcctcttgcagctctacGGACGTCTACTCCtttgtttaaattttcaatgaaattttgacataatCAAGGCTCTAACTCACTTATGACacgaattattttattctttagttcaggaatcgattgtggattattcttatagacctggcttctcacataacccccaaagaaaaaagtccaacggtgtcaaatcacatgatcttggttgccaattgacatcagcgtttctggagattattcatccaggaaattattgtttcaataaatcaaaTGTGTCTGTGTCCTTTATATGGTTTCCTCCAGCTAATGTTTGCGGTCTAGATTCATTTGAACAGGGTGTTCTAAGtatatctgaaataatttttataattattttctcctcGATATGAAGGCATAATAAGCCGTTTGTTtattatcatcttttttattttgtttatctTTCTGTGTTCAAACCgtaaatattattgaaatctgaaaatattccgGGAACCACTGCAACATTACAATAATTTTTAAAGAACttgtattatttttctcttcTCCTTCGTTGAACACAACATTTTTGGATATACCATGAATTTTGATCCAACTTTCTAACTTTAGATTGTTTGTTACACCTGAGCCATTTTACCTGATCAATTTCATCAAAAGTATAATTTTACTTTCCTATGTtcctgtaatttttttattcattgggATTAACTAGTGATAAATGGTTGGAGTTACTCGAaactttattttgaaatattaaatACATTTCTTTCATTATACGTATGTATAAAATGAATCTTTTCTATAAATAGTGGTATTCACAGAAAATTAATCACAGTTTTAACTTGCTCCTTGTCAGCTTCAGTGATAACATGGAATTAAACCCTCTCTTCTATTCTTCTTCAAAGAATGTTGGacctggaaaaaaatttaaagggtAATATTTTGGTTATCTCCTTGAATACTGGAATAGAAAGTGCATAATGGAATTTTTGAACAATAGGTCTATTGCtcaaaattttcgagaaaaattattgaatgataaatatttattgtatttcttaaaatctttttttttcggaattcaaTATCTTTTATACTATTTCTGCAGTTGTTACTCAAGAGTATAATACAGAATTCATAAACAATGGCGCTGAGTAGAATCCAGTTTCGCCTTACTATTATAGGTAGAGAGAGAAAATGTTCGAAGCAAAGGTTGaggaggaaattattttcaaaaatggtgaaaaatttggaattgaAAATGCTTCAAATAATACCGTTGATTTTAAAATCTAGCTAGTAGGTTATAGTATAAAACGATATGGCTAAggctaattaaaaaaattattattttactcACTTTTACCTATGCAGATATTATAGATTTTTTCTAATTCGAAATTCCTCAAACGTTCCTTGGTATTACCGAAACATTGCGGACATACTTCGTTCGATTTAGTGCATTTGGAACATATATTGTGGCCAGACAAACAAGTCCATATTGGTAGTTCCATGGTCTTTCCACAACAGCAGCATTTCATGGCATTCCTTATGCTTTTCATAATAGTTTGAGCCACATTatcatctgaaaatattaaaTGTTTTATTTGGTACACTTAACATCTAAATCGATGGGAAAAGATTCATTCATGTAAAAACCTGATTGAATTTCAGGATGTTATTACAGAGGAGTAACGGACAAAATTCATACCTTCGGTATTacctattttgtagaaaaatactggacaattcttttttgaaatacgCAAATTTTCATGGTataaattgagattttttcaTGGATGATGGGTACAgggaagttgattttttttttaaattgcaaCCATAACTTTTTATACCAGACATGAATAGACATTTTGTTAATATGAGGATTATTTGCTTGTTGATGGAATTTTCTTGTAGAGGCCTCTTTTATAACATTGATGAAACTTATTGAACTCAAAACTCCACATTCTTAGGGATTTTGAGGTCGATAACATACGCTTTAGAAGTGATTGTCAAAAATAAGCACTCTCTGTAGGGTGGTAATTCATTAATTATCTGGAATGTTCCTTGATATTTCCTGAAGTAGGTACTTCCTTAGAAAATGGCATGTTCTCGATAACACAAAGTAACAGAAAGTAAAAATACCCTTCaagtttaaccatttcatccctACAATAAAAAAAGGCTACATAAAAAGCCTCACCAAAGACCGAATCATCCTAAACAACAGAAGTTCTATCCATTTTTGGCACAAAGCGTTAGagtttccattcaaaaaaatcaatgttcagagattttcaaaaaaatagtcAACACCGAAAATGTTAATTCTGTACCAaaatttttactcactctgtatagtctATATTGAGCTATTATACATTCACGAACATAAGTATTTGATTACTCACCTAAATATTCTTCATCAGCAATCATAGTGGCAGGATTTGTGTTGATATACAGGACTGTGGCAAACAAATGTTTCAGCACTGGTAATAACAGTTTTAGCAGTCACTAGAGTAAAACCAAATTAACCGTCACTTAACAACAGACTAGGTTCTCCGTTGGAAGTCAGGACAAGAATGATAAGCAAACCTATCGAACATTGGTATATAAATTTGGGACCACAGAATATAATGCTCGAGGAATAACAacaaaagaagaagaatttcAAATGTAACTGAAGGGAATCATCAGTAGACTTAAATATTCAATTCGGACATTgcacaaaaatgaaattattgatataactcaattggaaaaataagatgctaaaaaaccaaaaattttcagtttgaaatctCGAGAGATACATGCTTCATTGGAAATTGTGGCCGAGAAATCTGCAGGAGTAGGTAATTGAATTTAGGCATTCATAATAGCATATTCATAAACTTAgagttattataaaataaaaattgaaatgaaacaaacAAGAAGCCCAATAATAGCTGATTGCCAATTTATTTTAGTTAATTTGTCCCGTTTCTACTAAGAACCCTGACATTTTTATATGTGTCTGACATATTTTCGGGAAAAAAACAGATGATCGCAATAATCAATTTACAGTTACACGTAAACCCTTGAAATTGAATAGAAGAAGACTTATttcgaataattcaaaatcaggaaataattttttggatGGAAGTAACAAGAAACCGAGCAAGAAACCTAGaatcaatatttgaatctaAATACTATTCAATGAGTCccataaatattataaattctgcttatattttctgatattccgaataatttattcatctttTGCGTTCATCTAGGATGAATGCAGCGAAACCACTGGATTTGATActttaacagcgggtttcataacaCTAAGATTGTCCGataaacgatttgacagtcaatcgatttctaaaacgaaatcactgaaacctttccatttctgaatattgaagaaatagcaattgagaatgaatgaatgcacctatgaacataatttgattcaagaatgatattctgaaagaaatatgagatatctattgaaaataaattgacgtctattcgtcaattaagcgttgattccctgatcaagctttatgaaacctgtGGCTAGTTTTTTGTGTAGATTCTGGTGAAATTAAGTGAATTTTTAATGAAGACTCAAAATAATCCATGCAATATTTGAGATTGTTAGGAAAAATTCCATGAAATTCATGGTTATTTATGAAAGTTGGTGAGGCTCAATCATCATCTCTTTGGTATAAGAAAAATTGACAAAAGTTTAGTCCTTAGCTTGGGAAAGTATTGCGCTTCTTGAAAATACTTGCTACACTACCTGCATAAGCATAAATAATAACCTTCATTAAAATcgtttcaataatcaattactCAAAATCTACCTAATCACTTTATGAGTACCAAACAAGTAACCTTTCAGTTGGCAATCATCAAAATGACATTGTTGTGTGAACATCTTTCAAAAGTCTATTACCATGAAGGGGTTCAATACTCAACGCTTTTATGGAACACCCATTTGAAGGTCCTATTCGGAGAAACAGAAACTCATCTCTAAATGAGTTGCTGTTACTTGTAACTGTGACCTGTTACCTGCCTCTTGACAGGTACAAATATACCTGAGGTGTTCAGGGAGAGTCTGATCTGCAAGTACCAAGGATGTGTACGGCTTACACAGAGTGTTTCTAAATTGATCCGAAAGATTTCAAAGGGCGATTCTTTGGCAAAAATTAAGGGGGGTGTTTCATATAacatataactttttttgttcagCACCCTTTTCCTTCCAAGTTATAGCCTTTTAAAATTAggcaaaaaaaatagtttttatttaaTATACCACCTTAAAAATAAGATGAAATCAGTACAATAAAGGTATTTCTCATTTGACAGCAGCTACtgttttttttctatatatatGACAACCTCTCTGACTCTGAATTTATGGTGAAAGAGTCTGAGCAgtattttattctttttcaaTCAAGCTAACAAATGTAGGATGAAAAGTCAAGACATAAAAAAGTTGCAGACTGTGTTTGACTTTTTGAATCGATTATTTAAATAGGAACATATAGGCGCATTGAAAAGTTCTCAGCAAAATATTATAGGGGTCGTTTTTCTCAGCCCCTTGTGATTACAATTCAGGGAAACAAAAACACTCAAAAACTGCCATTTTATTAGCATCAGTTATCTGCCGAATTTCATTCTTCTGAATTTTTCCAAAgtggatatattgaataaaaacaatttttagcCAATTTTAAATGGCTGTAACTTGGAGGAAAAAGTTACATGAAAGAGTATTCTTAATTTCCGCTAAAGAATCACCCATTGAaatctttcgcatcaattcGGAAATGTATAAGACTTGACTTTCTTGTTCACCATTTTTTAGGGCAATTCTGGTCTGAATTGTGTTCTATCATGTATGcgagaatgaagaatttcacaaattCCACGACTCCAAAATAAGTTCTTtaaatattcataatttttcaaattaaaccAGTGTGAAGAATTCCTTTTTCTGCAGTCAGATGATCTACGAGCcatgaaaacatttttaatGAAGATGATTCCGAATATGATAAAAATAAGAAGTAATAAGAAATATACGAAAAATTGAGGCATTAAGGTGATCATCACAAACACCAAGCAAACAATGATTGAGACATTCATTGAAAGGAAAAACAGTTTGagtattcgtttttttttatattcattgtaaaaaaaaaggaaGCAGGATCGTATTAAGgagttataaacagaaaaaaattacacacaTGGAACACTATACTCTCGTGAAAGTCaaggagaaaaaacaatttattttagcatttttggtataaatttttattaggcAAAGAAGCACAAGATCTTGTCACATTTGTTGATTTATAGTTTCGGCTATACTAGCCGAAACtatatataaagggtgtttcaaattacgcggttttttttttaaataaataaaacacataatttgcaatcgttttccagaaatgtttattggtaattgaagtatcagttatgacatttatgtacgGAAAATAAAGCTGCCAaatggcctcctcttgcagctctacGGACGTCTACTCCtttgtttaaattttcaatgaaattttgacataatCAAGGCTCTAACTCACTTATGACacgaattattttattctttagttcaggaatcgattgtggattattcttatagacctggcttctcacataacccccaaagaaaaaagtccaacggtgtcaaatcacatgatcttggttgccaattgacatcagcgtttctggagattattcatccaggaaattattgtttcaataaatcaaaTGTGTCTGTGTCCTTTATATGGTTTCCTCCAGCTAATGTTTGCGGTCTAGATTCATTTGAACAGGGTGTTCTAAGtatatctgaaataatttttataattattttctcctcGATATGAAGGCATAATAAGCCGTTTGTTtattatcatcttttttattttgtttatctTTCTGTGTTCAAACCgtaaatattattgaaatctgaaaatattccgGGAACCACTGCAACATTACAATAATTTTTAAAGAACttgtattatttttctcttcTCCTTCGTTGAACACAACATTTTTGGATATACCATGAATTTTGATCCAACTTTCTAACTTTAGATTGTTTGTTACACCTGAGCCATTTTACCTGATCAATTTCATCAAAAGTATAATTTTACTTTCCTATGTtcctgtaatttttttattcattgggATTAACTAGTGATAAATGGTTGGAGTTACTCGAaactttattttgaaatattaaatACATTTCTTTCATTATACGTATGTATAAAATGAATCTTTTCTATAAATAGTGGTATTCACAGAAAATTAATCACAGTTTTAACTTGCTCCTTGTCAGCTTCAGTGATAACATGGAATTAAACCCTCTCTTCTATTCTTCTTCAAAGAATGTTGGacctggaaaaaaatttaaagggtAATATTTTGGTTATCTCCTTGAATACTGGAATAGAAAGTGCATAATGGAATTTTTGAACAATAGGTCTATTGCtcaaaattttcgagaaaaattattgaatgataaatatttattgtatttcttaaaatctttttttttcggaattcaaTATCTTTTATACTATTTCTGCAGTTGTTACTCAAGAGTATAATACAGAATTCATAAACAATGGCGCTGAGTAGAATCCAGTTTCGCCTTACTATTATAGGTAGAGAGAGAAAATGTTCGAAGCAAAGGTTGaggaggaaattattttcaaaaatggtgaaaaatttggaattgaAAATGCTTCAAATAATACCGTTGATTTTAAAATCTAGCTAGTAGGTTATAGTATAAAACGATATGGCTAAggctaattaaaaaaattattattttactcACTTTTACCTATGCAGATATTATAGATTTTTTCTAATTCGAAATTCCTCAAACGTTCCTTGGTATTACCGAAACATTGCGGACATACTTCGTTCGATTTAGTGCATTTGGAACATATATTGTGGCCAGACAAACAAGTCCATATTGGTAGTTCCATGGTCTTTCCACAACAGCAGCATTTCATGGCATTCCTTATGCTTTTCATAATAGTTTGAGCCACATTatcatctgaaaatattaaaTGTTTTATTTGGTACACTTAACATCTAAATTGATGGGAAAAGATTCATTCATGTAAAAACCT includes:
- the LOC123320912 gene encoding E3 ubiquitin-protein ligase siah-1-like, with the protein product MIADEEYLDDNVAQTIMKSIRNAMKCCCCGKTMELPIWTCLSGHNICSKCTKSNEVCPQCFGNTKERLRNFELEKIYNICIGKSPTFFEEE
- the LOC123320914 gene encoding E3 ubiquitin-protein ligase siah-1-like; this encodes MIADEEYLDDNVAQTIMKSIRNAMKCCCCGKTMELPIWTCLSGHNICSKCTKSNEVCPQCFGNTKERLRNFELEKIYNICIGKSPTFFEEE